The nucleotide sequence AAGAGTTCGCAGAAATCCCTCAGAGCCTGGCGATGAAGTTATGATTAAGAGCCATGTGCTGGCTAATTAAGGTGAGTTTATGAAGAAGAAGGGTTTAACGCTAATTGAGTTAATGATAGCACTCAGCATGTTTAGCATAATATCCTTATTTATGTATAGGACATTGTTTACACAAATAAGGCAGGCTGCAGAGTATAATCATAATATAGACCTACTGTACAATGCCAATAAGGCTTTGAATATGCTCACTGATAAAATAAGAAGTTCCTCAGGCATAACCCTGTCCGGAAATCCTGTAGCCCAAGTACTTTCCAATGGAGTGGTTGTAATTGATTTAACATCAAATACAACTAGTCCGGATATCTATTTTAACAGTGGCAAAAAAGAATTGGTAAATGCGGATGGTAGGACCTGTTCCTACATTGATTCTGTGGTTATCAGTCAGGGAACCTCACCAGATAAGGAAGATGAGCTGATTTATATAACTGTTTCAGCAGTGAAAGGGAACAGTGAATTTTCAAGTTCTACTGCTGTTAATATAAGAAGATAGGTGAGATGCATGAAAAAGAAAAAGGGTGCCGCTCTTTTGGTTGTAGTTATAATTATGATGGCAACATTTATGTTAGCTGCATATATGCTGGATGCCAGTGTGAAAAGCAGTAAGTCAGCATTGAGCACATTAAACAGTACTAAAGCATATTACATTGCGGAGACTGGTATCTATGATTTCATTAATTATATGAAAAATAAAGATTGTGCTGTAAGTAGAGACCTGTATCTGATGAATGTTTATAATTCGGGAGGATTATATGGGGACAATATGGCATCATATAAGACCCAGCTAAATAGTCCAATTTCCTTTAGTGATGTTGGAAATACAAGAGTATGCAGTTTTTCATTGTATTCTACCGGAAGCTATGGAGATCAGGTTTATATTATAACTGCAGATGTATACATGAACTATGTAAAAAATAGTTACGGTTTATATGTTTATTCAAGCTACACAATTAATTCGAAAAAACTATATAAAGCTTAATCAAAATAGGACTTTTCTATAAACTATGTAGTGAAGTCCTATTTTTAGTCAGTCTAGTTCAAATAAAATAAAGAGAGGATAATTATGTAAAAGCAGTTGACAAAATGATAAATACGTAATATATTACTTATATGAGTAATATATTACGTATTATGCAAGCTAACTTTGGAGGCAACATAAACAATGGATAATTTAGAAAAACAGAAGTATATTTTCGGAAGTCTCTTTCTTCTTGCCAATAAGCTTCAGGCTTTAGGGGATAAGTATATGGGTAAGGATGGCATGACCACGAAGCAATGGTTTTTGACGGCTATAATTTCTCAGTTTGGTGATAATCCACCCACACTCAGCGAAGTAGCAGAGCTTATGGGAAGTTCCAGACAGAACATAAAACAGCTAGCTTTAAAGCTTGAGGAAAAGGAATTTTTAAAAATACACCAGGATGAACGGGATGCCAGGGCACTAAGGCTTAAGTTGACAAAAAAGAGCCAAGAGTTTTGGGAGAAGCGAGAGGATAAGGATGCTCAATTCATTATGTATCTATTTGAAGGTTTAAGCCACCACGAGATAGAAGTAATGTGCACTGGAATAAAAAAGCTCCTTGAAAAAATCGAAGAAATGGGAGGTCAATTCAATGGATAAGAAGTATATGTTGCTTATCCTATTAGTACTGGTTATTGTAGTAATTCTGCTTCTATTCAATAAATGCGGAGAGTTAAAAAATGTCTACAATACGGCGGTACAAAAGGAACTGGAGCAATCTGCCACAATGGAAAAAGATATACTTACAGAAGAAGACATCAAAGATTTACCGGAACCGGTACAAAAATATATCAGGTACTCCCAGGCAATAGGAAAAGAGAAGGTAAGAAATTTTACCGTGACTTTTGAAGGAAAGTTTAAAGCAGATCCCGAAAAAGGTTGGGCAAAAATGAAGGCCAAGCAATATACTGACTTGATAAAGTCTACAAGGTTATATTATATGGACATGAAAATGTTTGGACTACCGGTTTATGGCGTTCATCGCTACATTGGCGGAAAGGCAAGTATGCTTGCTAAATTAGGGGGCTTGCTTACAGTGGTAGACGGAAAGGGACCTGAGATGAATGAGGGAGAAACAGTTACTGTATTCAATGACATGTGTGTGCTAGCCCCAGGCAGCCTTATAGATGAGAGAATAGAATGGGAGACCGTAGATTCAAGTACAGTAAAAGCTACCTTTACCAATGAGGGTATAAAGATCCATGCAGTTCTGTACTTCAATGATAAAGGAGAACTTATAAACTTTGTTTCTGAAGACAGATATTATTCTCCTTCAGGAAAAACCTATAAAAAGTATAAATGGTCAACTCCCTTATGTGAATATAAGAACTTTAATGGTACTAGAATTTCCTCCGGTGGTGAGGCTGTATGGACCCTGCCTGAAGGAGACTATAGCTATGGAAAGATTGGTATTGCGGAAATTAAATACAATATAAGTAATTAATTTAAAGCTGGGTCCCATATTGGAGCCCAGCTTTCACATTAACTATTTATAACCATTCTTTTTGGCTATTGCTTCATCTCTAATTTCAGACCTCAAGGATTCCAGTGCCTCTTGTCTACGTTTATTTTTATCCTCCAGTTCAGCCTTCGTTTTTGCATTAGCTGTCTCTTCTATAGCCTCTTCTGTAAGCCTCATATTCTCGATTGTATTATCAATTGTTTCTTGAAGCTTATCTACATTATCTCTTCTATCATCCGGTTTACTCATTGCAAATCCTCCTTATTGTTCATTGATTCTAGTAGTTAGTTTTACCACGGTACAAAAACTTATCCGTACAATTGATGCTGGACAAGAAGGTTGATAAAGATACCATTATGACTTTACTAAAGGCAGCCAGAACAAGGTTGAATGAATAAAGAGTGTACTGGCAGGAGTATGATTCGGACCGCAAACATAAAACAAAGGACAAGCCAGTTATAGGACACTATTAAAAATTGCGAGTTATCGCAATTTTTTAAGTTACAAGTGACAAGTTGTGGATGAAATTCAGTGAAGCTGAATTTCTAAAATTATATATTTAATTTTTTTCTCAGCTTTGATGAGAAAAAATATCCTAAACTTGTCACTTGTCACTCTAAACTTGTCACTAAAAAATCTCCACTCTACAGAATTTTTATACATCTTATTATGTCTAACCTCAGGTATCTGCTATAAGATATCTGTTCTTACCATCTATCATAATAACCTTCTGGCTGATTTAATAACAATTCATCAGGCCTGCACATGTTATAATAGATGGCGTTTCTTCTCAATACTAAATATAACTCAGCATAAGTAGCGTTCTCATAAGGTTTTACAAATAGAACACCTACTCCACATGCTAAAGCGCCCAACAAGTACCAACCGATAAAGGACAAGTCTAATACAAACATATCAAACTTGTGCCCCCTAGTCATTTCATTGCTTAGTTCTATAGCTCTTTTTACTCCGATGTTTGGATTATCTGCCAGTATATAGGGCACCATCCTGTAGGCATAGGATTTTACTATACCAGGTATAATAAACAGCAGACTCCAAAGAAAGATAAGAATATCTTTTACAAACATAGTTTTTACTATTTCCTTATAGTTATGTCCTGCAAAAGCAAAGCTAAAACATCCGGAATTATCTCTGTATTGAGCGGACTGAATAAAATACCTTCTACCGCCTACCTCTAAGCAATAACCCACAACAATACGAAGAACCGTAATAAATCCAATACCAATTAAAGCAATGGTAACGAATCGCCAAAATGCAGCACTGTTATCAAAGATATTTGCAAAAAAAGAGTCTCCGGAGTTCCTAGAGCTAGAATTGCTGCCACCTCCCCCATAATCACCACCGGCTAAAGAAATTACAATACTTACGCCAAAAGCACTCCAGTAGATTCTTCTCAAGACCTCTTTAGCTCTGGCTTTCAATTCACTTCTTGACCACATAATAAACTCCCCACCTTAACAATTACTTTATTTGTTTATGCAATTTTATATTAAAGGATAAAATGATAAGCAATCATCACAAATATATTATATGGTATATAATACTATATATCAAGTTAATAAAATACTTATATCTACCTGTGAGGACCTGGCTTATGGAAAAAGTATATACAAGCTTCAAATTACTCCTATTTGCTTCACTTTTCTACTTAATTGTTTCTTATGAGACTTATAGCAATAAATTTCAAAACTTTGGCATTTTATATCCTTGACCAAAAAAACTTTAGGTGATATTATTTAAATGAGAATTATTATCAAAGGAGATGTAACATGATTAAGTATAAATTAAAAATTATAGATATAATTGAAGAAGCACAGGGAACAAAGACCTATTATCTTGAGAAGCCGAAAGACTTCACATGGGAACCTGGGGCTCATACCCACATAGCTCATGCTGGATTTGATGAAGGAGAGAAGCCTAATAGAAATTGGATCCGTCATATGTCTATAATGACGCTGCCTCAAGAGAATAAAATTGGTATTACAACAAGAGTACCAGGTAGTTCTTCGGAATATAAGCAGAAATTATCTAAGTTAAATGTTGGCGATGAAGTTGTGTTGTTTAAGCTAGGCTCAAGAATGGGCTTAAGGCGCTGCCACAGGCCCATAATTCTGCTATCCATGGGAGTGGGAATAGCCACAATGAGACCACTTATTCATAGCTTTATCAATGATAAAACAGGTGTACCTTATCTGATCAATGTAAATGTAGATTCATCCGGGAATTATATCTTCAAAGATGAGCTTGATAAACTTACTGATGAAAGTTACAAAAATTATTGGACAAATTCAAGGCAAGATTTTTATGAAAGGCTTCAACAACTAACTGAAAGAGAAAATGTCATCTATTATATTGTTGGAAGTGACATGTTCCTTAAGGATATCATACATCAGTTATTGTTGAAGAAGGTAAAGGCTGAAGATATTGTTATAGATAAAAAAGATGAGGTACTTAAAGATTATTTTGAATAGCTTAAATCAGAGTTTCACATCCATCTCCCTGATTTAATTATACCATACAAAAAAGGTTAAATATAGTCTGTTACTTAAGTCACCCTCCTGATACAATGTATTAATACCGTTGGCTTATTATATTGTAAAAGGGGGGTGATATCATACACTGGAAGTATTACACCCTTGCTAAAGGAAATAATTTAAACATATACTATGGGCTGGTGAAATCAGTTTAGGTGATGATGGAGAAAAAATTAAGTATGGCTTGTTTTATTTGGAAAAGTTTTTGTATAATATAAAGAGATAAAGAGATTTAAGGAGTAACTGAAAATCCTTAAAAGCTAAAGTAGTGACAATACTTGTAATAAGATTATGAGTTTGCGTAATCAATACACAAGAGAGGAAGAGTTTAATAATATGTCAATGAAGTACGTACAAGATATGACAGAAGGAAATGAGGTTTCTCTTCTTATAAAGTTTTCCTTACCTATGTTACTGGGCAATATATTTCAACAGTTTTACAATATGGTGGATTCTATAGTAGTGGGAAAGTTTGTTGGAGCTAATGCTTTAGCAGCAGTAGGGTCAACCGGGTCTTTGAATTTTTTATTTTTTTCTCTTTGTTCAGGATTATCTGTAGGAACAGGTATAATTATTTCACAGTACTTTGGTGCCAAGAAAGAAGCAAGGGTAAAGAGAGCTATTGCAAATTCTGTCTATGTTATAGGGATAGTGGGAATAATTATGAGCATTTTAGCTGCTGCGCTTGCAAGGCCGGTTCTCCAGGCAATGAATACTCCCCCTGAAATTTTAGAAGATGCTACCGCATATTTGAGGATTGTATCTGGGGGCATGATAGGGGTTGCGTCCTATAATGCTATAGCCGCAATGCTTAGAGCTTTAGGGGATTCAAAGACACCTCTCATTTTCTTAATTGTAGCCAGTATTATCAATGTTGTCTTGGATTTAATCCTTGTACTGGTCTTTGGACTTGGAGTATTAGGGGTAGCCTATGCTACTGTAAGCTCTCAATTAATTTCTGCAGTGGGCTGCATAATTTTTGCCTGGAAAAAGAACCCCTACTTTAAATTAGACAAGAGTCACTGGAAAGTAAGTGAGTCTATAATTAAAAAGTGTATAAGGATTGGTGTTCCAGTAGCCATACAGAACTCCATGATTGCCGTGTCCCTGGTAGCTCTGCAGAGAGTTGTAAATGGCTTTGGAGAAGTAGCAGTTGCAGCCTATACGGCCACCAGCAGAGTTGAGCAGCTTATACAGCAGCCTTTTAATTCCTTATCTGCAGCCATGTCTACTTTTTCGGGACAAAATATGGGATCAAATAAACTTGATAGGGTGAAAAAGGGATACCATAAGAGTATTTTAATAGTTGCTGGATTTAGTATCTTAGCCCTGCTGGGAGCACAATTTGGAGGACGTGCCATGATGGAGGTTTTCGTCAAGGATGAAGCGGTTATAAGCCTTGGAGCTAAGGCAATTAAAATTACCAGCTGTTTCTATTTCCCTCTTGGAATGATCTATATTACACGGGGACTTCTTAATGGAACAGGGGATTCTTTATATGCTATGATCAATGGGTTTGTGGAGGTTATGGGAAGGGTTGGCTTCTCAAGTGTTTTAGCTGCAGTTCCAGCTTTTGGTGTTTGGAGCATATGGGCTACAAGCGGACTGACC is from Clostridium thermarum and encodes:
- a CDS encoding MATE family efflux transporter, with the translated sequence MSMKYVQDMTEGNEVSLLIKFSLPMLLGNIFQQFYNMVDSIVVGKFVGANALAAVGSTGSLNFLFFSLCSGLSVGTGIIISQYFGAKKEARVKRAIANSVYVIGIVGIIMSILAAALARPVLQAMNTPPEILEDATAYLRIVSGGMIGVASYNAIAAMLRALGDSKTPLIFLIVASIINVVLDLILVLVFGLGVLGVAYATVSSQLISAVGCIIFAWKKNPYFKLDKSHWKVSESIIKKCIRIGVPVAIQNSMIAVSLVALQRVVNGFGEVAVAAYTATSRVEQLIQQPFNSLSAAMSTFSGQNMGSNKLDRVKKGYHKSILIVAGFSILALLGAQFGGRAMMEVFVKDEAVISLGAKAIKITSCFYFPLGMIYITRGLLNGTGDSLYAMINGFVEVMGRVGFSSVLAAVPAFGVWSIWATSGLTWTITAIASVIRYRQGQWKKKSLVKPATT
- the tlp gene encoding small acid-soluble spore protein Tlp, whose translation is MSKPDDRRDNVDKLQETIDNTIENMRLTEEAIEETANAKTKAELEDKNKRRQEALESLRSEIRDEAIAKKNGYK
- a CDS encoding MarR family winged helix-turn-helix transcriptional regulator — protein: MDNLEKQKYIFGSLFLLANKLQALGDKYMGKDGMTTKQWFLTAIISQFGDNPPTLSEVAELMGSSRQNIKQLALKLEEKEFLKIHQDERDARALRLKLTKKSQEFWEKREDKDAQFIMYLFEGLSHHEIEVMCTGIKKLLEKIEEMGGQFNG
- a CDS encoding DUF975 family protein; translated protein: MWSRSELKARAKEVLRRIYWSAFGVSIVISLAGGDYGGGGSNSSSRNSGDSFFANIFDNSAAFWRFVTIALIGIGFITVLRIVVGYCLEVGGRRYFIQSAQYRDNSGCFSFAFAGHNYKEIVKTMFVKDILIFLWSLLFIIPGIVKSYAYRMVPYILADNPNIGVKRAIELSNEMTRGHKFDMFVLDLSFIGWYLLGALACGVGVLFVKPYENATYAELYLVLRRNAIYYNMCRPDELLLNQPEGYYDRW
- a CDS encoding DUF6544 family protein, encoding MDKKYMLLILLVLVIVVILLLFNKCGELKNVYNTAVQKELEQSATMEKDILTEEDIKDLPEPVQKYIRYSQAIGKEKVRNFTVTFEGKFKADPEKGWAKMKAKQYTDLIKSTRLYYMDMKMFGLPVYGVHRYIGGKASMLAKLGGLLTVVDGKGPEMNEGETVTVFNDMCVLAPGSLIDERIEWETVDSSTVKATFTNEGIKIHAVLYFNDKGELINFVSEDRYYSPSGKTYKKYKWSTPLCEYKNFNGTRISSGGEAVWTLPEGDYSYGKIGIAEIKYNISN
- a CDS encoding PulJ/GspJ family protein yields the protein MKKKGLTLIELMIALSMFSIISLFMYRTLFTQIRQAAEYNHNIDLLYNANKALNMLTDKIRSSSGITLSGNPVAQVLSNGVVVIDLTSNTTSPDIYFNSGKKELVNADGRTCSYIDSVVISQGTSPDKEDELIYITVSAVKGNSEFSSSTAVNIRR